In the bacterium genome, one interval contains:
- a CDS encoding class I SAM-dependent methyltransferase produces the protein AFTHSTLHHLADPRPSLSEIARVTAPGSPFLIRDLRRPPAPLVALYVSLFGMGYDKLMKKMYRESLHAGYTFREMRAFAAGIACAAARATRFFVTHVGIEGTAGRNRPEQ, from the coding sequence GCCTTCACCCACAGCACACTGCACCACCTGGCCGACCCGCGCCCCAGCCTGAGCGAGATCGCCCGGGTCACCGCACCGGGCAGCCCGTTCCTGATCCGCGACCTGCGCCGCCCGCCCGCGCCCCTGGTGGCCCTGTACGTGAGCCTGTTCGGCATGGGTTACGACAAGCTGATGAAGAAGATGTACCGCGAGTCCCTGCACGCCGGGTACACGTTCCGCGAGATGCGCGCCTTCGCCGCCGGCATTGCCTGCGCCGCGGCCCGCGCCACCCGGTTTTTCGTCACGCACGTGGGGATCGAGGGGACAGCCGGGAGGAACAGACCGGAGCAGTGA